A single genomic interval of Streptococcus suis harbors:
- the mutS gene encoding DNA mismatch repair protein MutS, translating into MATEKISPGMQQYLDIKANYPDAFLLFRMGDFYELFYEDAVEAAQILELSLTSRNKNAENPIPMAGVPYHAAQQYIDTLVELGHKVAIAEQMEDPKQAVGVVKREVVQVITPGTVTDSSKMGADSNYLVAIDRQGVQFALSYMDVSTGQFFVTSLDDFTSLCGEIRNLRARELVIGYALSEEEEQVFSNQMNLLLSFEDEVTEDVQLIDNSLTDLEKAAAGKLLSYLHRTQMRDLSHLQKVVHYEIKDYLQMDYATKSSLDLLENGRTGKKHGSLYWLLDETKTAMGMRLLRTWIDRPLIDLKRIENRQAVVQVFLDYFFERSDLVEALKGVYDIERLASRVSFGKTMPKDLLQLSQTLGNIPAIKNILQQINEPALGNLVAGLDPIPELHALISSAIDPEAQGAITDGNIIRTGFDETLDQYRLVMREGAGWIAEVEAKEREASGINNLKIDYNKKDGYYFHVTNSNLGNVPSHFFRKATLKNSERYGTEELAKIEGQMLEARDKSSNLEYEIFMRIRQEVEKYIGRLQKLARTIATIDVLQAFAVVAEQQHLVCPRFTDQRELTINRGRHAVVEKVMGKQTYIPNSIHLNTDTHMQLITGPNMSGKSTYMRQLAVIVIMAQMGSYVPADQAELPIFDAIFTRIGAADDLVSGQSTFMVEMMEANKAVRLATDQSLILFDELGRGTATYDGMALAQSIIEYIHDKIGAKTLFATHYHELTDLSQTLEHLENVHVSTLEKDGQVTFLHKIAQGPADKSYGIHVAKIAGMPEELLQRADRILQTLENQAPTAPAKPAPSVVAEPSGQIDLFADTPSHPVLKELEKLDIYNMTPMEVMMAVAELKKKI; encoded by the coding sequence ATGGCAACAGAAAAAATTTCTCCGGGAATGCAGCAGTATCTGGATATAAAAGCAAACTATCCAGATGCTTTTTTGCTTTTCCGTATGGGAGACTTTTATGAATTATTTTATGAAGATGCGGTAGAAGCGGCACAGATTTTGGAATTGTCCTTGACCAGTCGTAATAAGAATGCGGAAAATCCGATTCCTATGGCGGGGGTACCGTATCACGCGGCACAACAGTATATCGACACACTTGTTGAACTGGGGCATAAGGTCGCTATAGCTGAGCAGATGGAAGATCCTAAGCAGGCAGTCGGCGTGGTCAAGCGGGAAGTGGTGCAGGTCATCACGCCTGGTACGGTAACAGACTCGTCCAAAATGGGAGCAGACAGTAACTATTTGGTTGCGATTGACCGTCAGGGAGTGCAGTTCGCACTTTCTTATATGGATGTGTCAACAGGTCAGTTTTTTGTGACTAGTTTGGATGATTTTACTAGTCTTTGCGGTGAAATCCGCAATTTACGAGCACGTGAATTGGTCATCGGCTATGCTTTATCTGAGGAAGAAGAGCAGGTCTTTTCTAATCAGATGAACCTCCTGCTCTCTTTTGAGGATGAGGTGACGGAAGACGTCCAGCTGATTGACAATTCGCTGACAGACTTGGAAAAGGCTGCGGCAGGTAAACTCCTCAGCTACCTACATCGGACTCAGATGCGAGATCTGAGCCACTTGCAAAAGGTGGTCCATTATGAAATCAAGGACTATCTGCAAATGGACTATGCAACCAAGTCCAGTCTGGATCTGCTTGAAAACGGTCGGACAGGCAAGAAGCATGGTAGTTTGTACTGGTTGTTAGACGAAACCAAGACAGCCATGGGTATGCGACTATTGCGGACATGGATTGATCGTCCATTGATTGACCTTAAGCGGATTGAGAATCGTCAGGCTGTCGTACAGGTCTTTCTGGATTACTTCTTTGAACGGAGTGACTTGGTCGAGGCTTTAAAAGGTGTCTATGACATCGAACGTTTGGCCAGCCGAGTGTCTTTTGGAAAAACCATGCCCAAGGATCTCTTGCAGCTCTCCCAGACTTTGGGAAATATCCCAGCAATCAAGAATATCTTGCAACAAATCAATGAGCCTGCTCTAGGCAATCTGGTGGCTGGATTGGACCCAATCCCAGAACTGCACGCTCTCATCAGCTCTGCTATTGACCCAGAAGCCCAAGGGGCTATTACAGACGGGAACATCATCCGCACGGGCTTTGATGAAACCTTGGACCAGTACCGTCTGGTTATGCGTGAGGGGGCGGGCTGGATTGCGGAGGTTGAGGCCAAGGAGCGTGAAGCGTCTGGTATCAACAATCTTAAGATTGATTACAACAAAAAAGACGGCTATTATTTCCATGTGACCAATTCCAATCTGGGCAATGTGCCTAGTCATTTTTTCCGTAAGGCGACCTTGAAAAACTCGGAGCGCTATGGAACGGAAGAGTTGGCTAAGATCGAAGGGCAGATGTTGGAGGCGCGTGATAAGTCGTCTAACTTGGAGTACGAGATTTTCATGCGGATTCGCCAAGAGGTTGAGAAGTATATCGGTCGCTTGCAGAAGTTGGCTCGGACCATTGCGACCATCGATGTTTTGCAGGCCTTTGCAGTTGTGGCGGAGCAGCAACATTTGGTTTGTCCACGCTTTACAGATCAAAGAGAACTGACCATTAACCGTGGTCGTCATGCGGTGGTGGAGAAGGTCATGGGCAAGCAGACCTACATTCCCAACTCTATTCACTTGAATACCGATACGCATATGCAACTGATTACTGGTCCAAACATGAGTGGTAAGTCTACCTATATGCGGCAGTTGGCAGTTATCGTCATCATGGCGCAGATGGGTTCCTATGTGCCTGCGGATCAGGCTGAATTACCGATTTTCGATGCTATCTTCACCCGTATCGGTGCGGCAGATGATCTAGTCAGCGGTCAATCGACCTTCATGGTGGAGATGATGGAGGCCAACAAGGCAGTCCGCTTGGCGACAGACCAGTCCCTAATTCTCTTTGATGAGCTGGGTCGGGGAACAGCCACTTACGACGGCATGGCTCTGGCCCAGTCTATCATCGAGTATATCCACGACAAGATTGGAGCCAAGACCCTCTTTGCCACCCACTACCATGAGTTGACAGACCTTAGCCAGACCTTGGAACACTTAGAGAATGTCCATGTGTCGACCTTGGAGAAGGACGGTCAAGTCACCTTCCTCCACAAGATTGCACAAGGCCCAGCTGACAAGTCCTACGGGATTCATGTGGCTAAGATTGCGGGAATGCCAGAGGAGCTATTGCAGCGGGCGGATAGGATTTTGCAGACGCTTGAAAACCAAGCCCCTACTGCACCAGCAA
- the argR gene encoding arginine repressor yields MNKAGRHDLIKSMIRQEKIGRQTDIQQGLEARGVVVTQTTLSRDLRELGVIKIHENGQSFYSLAIEEERVNFIQLLAQYAYKVDRASFILVLHSELGEAALMANIIDAEKPETILGTLAGANTLLVICRDDVAAQQVEAEINYYLN; encoded by the coding sequence ATGAATAAAGCAGGACGACATGATTTAATAAAGTCCATGATTCGTCAAGAAAAAATAGGGCGACAAACGGATATTCAGCAAGGTTTAGAGGCTCGAGGGGTAGTGGTAACCCAGACAACCTTGTCTCGTGATTTACGTGAGTTGGGAGTGATAAAAATTCATGAGAATGGGCAATCATTTTATTCCTTAGCTATTGAAGAAGAGCGCGTGAATTTTATCCAATTATTGGCACAATATGCGTATAAAGTAGATAGGGCTAGTTTTATTCTGGTCCTTCATTCAGAACTGGGAGAAGCGGCCTTGATGGCCAATATCATTGATGCAGAAAAGCCAGAGACTATTTTGGGAACGCTGGCGGGAGCTAATACACTTTTAGTTATTTGTCGAGATGATGTAGCGGCTCAGCAAGTTGAAGCGGAGATTAACTACTATTTGAATTAG
- the argS gene encoding arginine--tRNA ligase: MNQKQVIAERLAAILPSLEVEAIYNLLEKPKSSEMGDIAFPAFSLAKVERKAPQAIAADIVEKHDTTGFEKVVATGPYVNFFLDKAAISHQVLTDVITEKDQYGKLNIGQGRNVTIDMSSPNIAKPFSVGHLRSTVIGDALANIHEKLGYKPIRINHLGDWGKQFGMLIVAYKLWGDKAAVEADPISELLKLYVRINAEAEEKPELDDEARQWFKKLEDGDPEAHELWQWFRDESLVEFNRIYDKLDVTFDSYNGEAFYNDKMDEGIQILEEKGLLQESKGARIVDLESYNLPPALIMKTDEATLYITRDMATAMYRKRTYDFVKSIYVVGQEQINHFKQLKAVLKEMDFDWSDDMTHVTFGLVTKDKKKLSTRKGNIILLEPTLDEAISRALTQIEAKNPDLENKEEVAHAVGVGAVKFYDLKTDRDNGYDFDLEAMVSFEGETGPYVQYAYARIQSILRKANFVPNAENDYKLADAESWDIIKHIQNFSNVVERAGDKFDPSLIAKYAINLAQAFNKYYAHTRILDESPERDSRLALAYATGLVLKEALRLLGVKAPEKM, encoded by the coding sequence ATGAATCAAAAACAAGTGATTGCAGAAAGATTGGCTGCCATCCTTCCGAGTTTGGAAGTGGAAGCTATCTACAATCTGCTAGAAAAACCAAAATCATCAGAAATGGGCGATATTGCCTTCCCAGCCTTCTCACTTGCTAAAGTGGAACGCAAGGCTCCACAGGCTATCGCAGCGGACATCGTTGAAAAACACGATACAACTGGCTTTGAGAAGGTTGTAGCTACCGGTCCTTACGTCAACTTCTTCCTGGACAAGGCTGCGATTTCCCACCAAGTCTTGACAGATGTTATTACTGAAAAAGACCAATACGGTAAACTCAACATTGGTCAAGGACGCAATGTAACCATCGACATGTCTAGCCCAAACATTGCTAAACCATTCTCAGTTGGACATTTGCGCTCAACCGTTATCGGTGATGCCCTTGCTAACATCCACGAAAAGCTAGGCTACAAGCCAATCCGCATCAACCACTTGGGTGACTGGGGTAAACAATTTGGTATGTTGATTGTTGCCTACAAACTTTGGGGTGACAAGGCTGCGGTCGAAGCAGACCCAATTTCAGAACTCCTCAAACTCTATGTGCGTATCAATGCTGAGGCGGAAGAGAAGCCTGAGTTGGACGACGAAGCACGTCAATGGTTCAAAAAATTGGAAGATGGCGATCCAGAAGCACACGAGCTATGGCAATGGTTCCGTGATGAAAGCTTGGTCGAATTCAACCGCATTTACGACAAACTCGATGTAACTTTCGACAGCTATAATGGCGAAGCCTTCTACAACGATAAGATGGACGAAGGTATCCAAATCTTAGAAGAAAAAGGACTTCTTCAAGAATCTAAAGGCGCGAGAATCGTTGACCTTGAGAGCTACAATCTGCCACCAGCCCTCATCATGAAAACAGACGAGGCAACACTTTACATCACACGTGACATGGCAACAGCTATGTACCGCAAACGCACTTACGACTTTGTGAAAAGCATCTATGTCGTTGGTCAGGAGCAAATCAACCACTTCAAACAACTAAAGGCTGTCTTGAAAGAAATGGATTTCGACTGGAGCGACGATATGACCCATGTTACCTTCGGTCTGGTTACCAAGGACAAGAAAAAGCTATCCACTCGTAAAGGAAATATCATCCTACTTGAGCCAACTCTAGATGAAGCTATTTCACGCGCCCTTACTCAAATCGAAGCTAAAAACCCTGACCTTGAAAACAAGGAAGAAGTGGCGCACGCAGTCGGTGTCGGCGCTGTTAAGTTCTACGACCTCAAAACCGACCGTGACAACGGCTACGACTTCGACCTAGAAGCTATGGTTTCCTTCGAAGGCGAAACAGGTCCTTATGTACAATACGCATACGCCCGCATCCAGTCTATCTTACGCAAAGCCAACTTTGTACCAAACGCAGAAAATGACTACAAACTGGCTGATGCAGAAAGCTGGGACATCATCAAGCACATCCAAAACTTCTCAAACGTTGTAGAACGTGCTGGTGACAAATTTGACCCATCACTTATCGCCAAATACGCTATCAACCTAGCTCAAGCCTTCAACAAGTACTACGCACACACTCGTATCTTGGATGAAAGCCCAGAGCGTGACAGCCGTCTAGCACTTGCCTACGCAACAGGACTTGTCCTCAAAGAAGCTCTACGTCTTCTCGGCGTAAAAGCACCAGAAAAAATGTAA
- a CDS encoding SH3 domain-containing protein, translating into MKTFLRRKGIACQLLAAIFIVGINLQSPPSASANARGDDYPYTAVDAVDPWRLYTRQCTSFVAFRLSKVNGFEIPPAYGNADVWGYRAQREGYRVDMSPAVGSVAWWTSPMHVAWVSSIQGDMVEIEEYNYGTRYTYNRRLIHKNSVSGYIHFKDLAGSPVSQTSPAPTQTHTSGLANSGTYTFTQQAPIKNEAKQSSTTLDYYYAGESVRYDQVLTADGYQWISYLSYSGQRRYIPIKQVQSSPAPQQPIVSTPTKPQGTIHITNINQAEGSFEVIVTNVKSPKTIKSVSIPIWSDNNGQDDIIWYPAQRQSDGSYKVNVQASKHKNDRGLYHIHVYYTDSSNQLEFITGTTTQLTAISQQTNQTNSNLPASGTYYFKSKAIVRNSPSQSASEITYYGAGSSVRYDRVVTSEGRQWISYISYSGARRYIAIP; encoded by the coding sequence ATGAAAACATTCTTGAGAAGAAAAGGAATCGCCTGTCAGCTTCTAGCCGCCATTTTTATTGTCGGTATCAATTTACAATCCCCACCTTCAGCCTCAGCCAATGCAAGAGGAGATGACTATCCCTACACAGCAGTTGATGCAGTCGATCCATGGAGACTCTACACCCGTCAATGTACTTCTTTTGTAGCCTTTCGCCTCAGTAAAGTCAACGGTTTTGAAATCCCACCAGCTTACGGTAATGCGGATGTCTGGGGATACCGAGCGCAGCGTGAAGGGTATCGCGTGGATATGAGCCCTGCCGTGGGATCAGTAGCTTGGTGGACCTCCCCTATGCACGTTGCCTGGGTATCTAGCATCCAAGGTGACATGGTCGAAATCGAAGAATACAACTACGGTACTCGATACACCTACAATCGCCGTCTGATCCATAAGAACTCTGTCAGTGGCTATATTCACTTCAAGGACCTAGCTGGCTCTCCTGTCAGTCAGACCAGTCCTGCACCTACTCAGACGCACACATCTGGCTTAGCAAACAGTGGTACCTATACCTTTACCCAGCAAGCACCAATTAAAAATGAAGCCAAACAATCTAGCACAACCTTGGATTACTATTATGCTGGTGAGAGCGTACGCTACGACCAGGTTCTAACAGCTGACGGCTACCAGTGGATTAGCTACCTCAGCTACAGTGGACAAAGACGCTACATTCCTATCAAACAGGTACAGTCCTCCCCTGCACCACAGCAGCCAATTGTATCAACTCCTACAAAACCTCAAGGAACAATCCACATTACAAATATCAATCAAGCAGAGGGTAGTTTTGAAGTTATCGTCACCAATGTAAAATCTCCCAAGACTATCAAATCAGTATCTATTCCAATTTGGTCAGATAATAATGGGCAAGATGATATCATCTGGTATCCTGCTCAGCGACAAAGCGATGGCAGCTACAAGGTAAACGTTCAAGCAAGTAAACATAAAAATGACCGAGGACTCTACCACATCCATGTCTATTACACAGATTCCTCAAACCAACTCGAATTCATTACTGGAACTACAACTCAACTAACAGCAATATCTCAACAAACCAATCAAACAAACAGTAATTTACCAGCATCGGGTACCTATTATTTCAAGAGCAAAGCCATTGTCCGCAATAGCCCTAGTCAGTCCGCCAGTGAAATCACCTACTACGGTGCTGGTTCTTCTGTCCGCTATGACCGAGTTGTCACATCCGAAGGACGCCAGTGGATCAGCTATATCAGCTATTCAGGAGCCCGTCGCTACATCGCCATCCCATAA
- the malQ gene encoding 4-alpha-glucanotransferase, producing MKVRQSGVLMHISSLPGKYGIGSMGQSAYEFVDFLVRTKQRYWQILPLGTTSYGDSPYQSFSAFAGNTHFIDFDFLIEKGWLTEEDVAGIDFGDKDTEVDYAKVFYGRRPVLEKAVKAIKAEGVPEDYWSFAEENGFWLHTFAEYMAIKEHFDNKPWIDWEDQGARLRYHDTLEYYRHLLADRIDYHRITQYLFFSQWKALKAYANAKGVEFVGDMPIYIAADSADMWANPHFFKTDEEGKPSVVAGCPPDAFSEIGQLWGNPIYDWESMKHDGFTWWVARLRESFKIYDMVRIDHFIGFASFWEIPAGEETAVNGYRVEAPGFELFETIKYHLGDLNIIAEDLGTVTDKVIQLRERTGFPGMKVLQFAFDPEGDSIEMPHNHPDNVVAYTGTHDNDTILGWYENETTKESRAFLDKYSNRREGETVSHALFRLLFGSPAFMAVATMQDLLGLDGSARMNLPNTLGGNWTWRMTADQLTPEIEAELLDLTETYRRVNVHLVDKKSE from the coding sequence ATGAAAGTAAGACAGAGTGGAGTGCTGATGCACATTTCATCATTACCAGGAAAATATGGAATTGGTTCCATGGGACAATCGGCCTACGAATTTGTTGATTTTTTGGTAAGAACTAAGCAGCGCTATTGGCAAATCTTACCTTTGGGAACAACCAGTTATGGAGATTCTCCTTACCAGTCATTTTCAGCTTTTGCAGGGAATACTCATTTTATCGACTTTGATTTTCTGATTGAAAAGGGTTGGTTGACCGAGGAAGATGTAGCTGGGATTGACTTTGGCGACAAGGATACAGAAGTGGATTATGCCAAGGTTTTTTATGGTCGACGTCCTGTCTTGGAAAAGGCTGTGAAAGCGATAAAGGCAGAGGGGGTGCCAGAGGATTACTGGTCTTTTGCTGAGGAAAATGGCTTTTGGTTGCACACGTTTGCAGAGTACATGGCCATTAAAGAGCATTTTGATAATAAGCCCTGGATTGATTGGGAGGATCAAGGAGCTCGCTTACGTTACCACGATACCTTGGAATATTATCGTCACTTGTTGGCAGATCGAATCGATTATCACCGCATTACACAATATTTATTCTTTTCACAATGGAAGGCTTTAAAGGCTTATGCCAATGCCAAAGGTGTTGAGTTTGTTGGGGATATGCCGATTTATATCGCGGCTGATTCTGCCGATATGTGGGCTAATCCACATTTCTTTAAAACGGATGAAGAAGGCAAGCCGAGTGTGGTTGCAGGCTGCCCACCAGATGCCTTTTCGGAAATTGGTCAGCTTTGGGGCAATCCGATTTATGATTGGGAATCGATGAAGCATGACGGATTTACTTGGTGGGTTGCTCGTTTACGTGAATCCTTTAAGATATACGATATGGTACGTATCGACCACTTTATCGGCTTTGCCTCTTTCTGGGAAATTCCAGCAGGGGAAGAAACAGCTGTAAATGGCTATCGTGTCGAAGCACCAGGTTTCGAACTCTTTGAAACCATCAAGTACCACTTGGGTGACTTGAATATTATCGCGGAAGATTTGGGAACTGTGACAGATAAGGTCATTCAATTGCGTGAAAGGACTGGTTTCCCAGGCATGAAAGTCTTGCAATTTGCCTTTGATCCAGAAGGAGACAGCATTGAAATGCCGCATAACCATCCTGATAATGTGGTGGCATATACGGGAACCCATGACAATGATACGATTCTTGGCTGGTACGAAAATGAAACAACGAAAGAATCGCGTGCATTCTTAGATAAGTACAGCAATCGTCGTGAGGGCGAAACGGTCAGTCATGCTCTTTTCCGCCTGCTCTTTGGTTCACCTGCCTTTATGGCGGTGGCTACTATGCAGGACCTACTTGGTTTGGATGGTTCGGCTCGCATGAACTTGCCAAATACGCTTGGTGGTAACTGGACTTGGAGAATGACGGCGGATCAATTGACACCAGAGATTGAAGCGGAATTGCTAGACCTTACAGAAACTTATCGTCGGGTTAATGTGCATTTGGTTGATAAAAAGTCAGAATAA
- a CDS encoding extracellular solute-binding protein, translating into MKHNLLKSVALLAASTAVLAACSNSGSSTEASKSAEGSKELTVYVDQGYESYINDVKADFENENGVTVTVKTGDALTGLDNLSLDNQSGSAPDVMMAPYDRVGSLGSEGQLSELTLADDSKADDTTTALVTNGGKVYGSPAVIETLVLYYNKDLLTEAPKTFAELETLAKDSKYAFEGEAGKTTAFLADWTNFYYTYGLLAGYGGYVFGENGTDPKDIGLANEGAIKAIEYAKTWYEKWPQGLQDGTAANNLINTQFTDGKAAAIIEGPWKAASYKEAGVNYGVATIPTLVNGKNYSAFGGGKAWVVPTGAKNQEMAQKFVDFLTATDQQKALYDATNEVPANTEAREYAVSKNDELTTAVINQFASAQPMPNISEMGSVWTPAGNMLFEAASGAKDAKTAATDAVKAIADEIAQKHSN; encoded by the coding sequence ATGAAACACAATCTCCTTAAGAGCGTTGCTCTTCTTGCTGCATCAACTGCTGTTTTAGCTGCTTGCTCAAACTCAGGTTCATCAACAGAGGCATCTAAGTCTGCTGAAGGTAGCAAAGAATTGACTGTCTACGTTGACCAAGGTTATGAATCTTATATCAACGACGTCAAAGCTGACTTCGAAAATGAAAATGGTGTGACTGTTACAGTTAAAACTGGTGATGCTTTGACTGGTTTGGATAACTTGTCATTGGACAACCAATCTGGTTCAGCTCCAGACGTTATGATGGCACCATACGACCGTGTAGGTAGCCTTGGTTCTGAAGGTCAATTATCTGAATTGACACTTGCAGATGATAGCAAAGCAGATGACACAACAACTGCTCTTGTAACAAACGGTGGTAAAGTTTACGGTTCACCAGCAGTTATCGAAACACTTGTTCTTTACTACAACAAAGACTTGTTGACTGAAGCTCCTAAGACATTTGCAGAACTTGAAACACTTGCTAAAGATAGCAAATACGCCTTCGAAGGAGAAGCTGGTAAAACAACTGCCTTCCTTGCTGACTGGACAAACTTCTACTACACTTACGGACTTCTAGCTGGTTACGGTGGCTACGTATTTGGCGAAAACGGTACTGATCCAAAAGACATCGGACTTGCTAATGAAGGTGCCATCAAAGCGATTGAATACGCTAAAACTTGGTATGAAAAATGGCCTCAAGGTCTTCAAGACGGTACTGCTGCAAACAACTTGATTAACACTCAATTTACAGATGGTAAAGCAGCTGCTATTATCGAAGGACCTTGGAAAGCAGCTTCATATAAAGAAGCTGGCGTAAACTATGGTGTAGCAACAATCCCAACTCTTGTAAACGGTAAAAACTACTCAGCATTCGGTGGTGGTAAAGCGTGGGTTGTTCCTACAGGCGCTAAAAACCAAGAAATGGCTCAAAAATTTGTTGACTTCTTGACTGCTACAGACCAACAAAAAGCACTTTACGACGCTACAAACGAAGTTCCAGCTAACACTGAGGCTCGTGAATATGCTGTAAGCAAAAACGACGAATTGACAACTGCAGTTATCAACCAGTTCGCTTCAGCTCAACCAATGCCAAACATCTCAGAAATGGGTTCAGTTTGGACACCAGCTGGTAACATGCTCTTCGAAGCTGCAAGTGGTGCAAAAGACGCTAAAACTGCTGCAACAGACGCTGTGAAAGCTATTGCAGACGAAATTGCTCAAAAACACAGCAACTAG
- a CDS encoding sugar ABC transporter permease, which yields MTMKQNPGKALLLSLIPGLGQIYNKQKAKGYIFLGVTLAFLVYFIAIAAGELGNLITLGSVRGQDNSLFMLIRGSFHLIITVVYLAFYALNLKDARDTAKRWNSGMSVATTLKEMVKGIYENGFPYLLIIPSYIAMTFAIIFPVVVTLFIAFTNYDFKHLPPGALLDWIGITNFTNIWKLSTFRTAFGSVLGWTIIWALCASTAQIVIGILTAIIANQPFIKGKRIFGVIFLLPWAVPAFVTILTFSNMFNDSVGAINTQVLPFLSKFLPFIDNFLIPWKTDPFWTKVALIMMQAWLGFPYIYVLTLGILQSIPNDLYEAAYIDGASAIQKFRNITLPMILAVAAPTLISQYTFNFNNFSIIYLFNNGGPGSVGGGAGSTDILISWIYKLTTGTSPQYSMAAAVTLIISMIVISISMIAFKKLNAFEMEDV from the coding sequence ATGACTATGAAACAAAATCCAGGTAAGGCACTCCTTTTGTCCCTGATCCCTGGTCTCGGACAAATCTACAATAAACAAAAAGCCAAAGGATACATCTTTTTGGGTGTTACCCTTGCCTTCCTTGTTTATTTTATTGCAATTGCAGCTGGTGAATTAGGCAACTTGATTACCCTCGGTAGTGTTCGTGGACAAGATAATTCACTATTCATGCTGATTCGCGGTTCTTTCCATTTGATTATCACGGTTGTCTATCTCGCTTTCTATGCACTCAACCTAAAAGATGCACGTGATACCGCGAAACGATGGAATTCAGGGATGTCAGTGGCTACCACATTAAAAGAAATGGTAAAAGGTATCTATGAGAATGGTTTCCCATATCTCTTGATTATCCCATCATATATTGCGATGACCTTTGCTATCATCTTCCCAGTTGTCGTTACATTGTTTATCGCCTTTACAAACTACGACTTCAAACACCTGCCACCAGGTGCCTTGTTGGATTGGATTGGTATTACTAACTTTACAAACATCTGGAAACTAAGCACATTCCGTACAGCATTTGGCTCAGTACTTGGCTGGACAATTATCTGGGCACTCTGCGCTTCAACAGCTCAAATTGTTATCGGTATCTTAACAGCCATCATCGCAAATCAGCCATTCATCAAAGGAAAACGCATCTTCGGTGTTATCTTCTTGCTCCCATGGGCTGTTCCTGCCTTCGTAACTATCTTGACTTTTAGTAACATGTTCAACGATAGTGTCGGCGCTATTAACACACAGGTATTGCCATTCCTGAGCAAATTCCTACCATTCATCGATAATTTCCTTATCCCTTGGAAGACCGACCCGTTCTGGACTAAAGTTGCTCTCATTATGATGCAGGCTTGGCTTGGTTTCCCTTATATCTATGTTTTGACCTTAGGTATTTTGCAATCCATTCCAAACGACTTGTATGAAGCTGCTTACATTGATGGTGCAAGTGCCATTCAAAAATTCCGTAACATCACCCTTCCGATGATTTTAGCAGTAGCAGCTCCAACACTAATCAGTCAATACACCTTCAACTTCAACAACTTCTCTATCATCTACCTCTTCAACAATGGTGGTCCTGGTAGCGTCGGTGGTGGAGCAGGTTCAACTGACATCTTGATTTCATGGATTTATAAATTAACCACAGGTACATCACCTCAATACTCAATGGCGGCAGCAGTTACATTGATTATCTCAATGATTGTCATCAGTATTTCCATGATTGCCTTCAAAAAACTAAATGCTTTTGAAATGGAGGATGTATAA
- a CDS encoding sugar ABC transporter permease has protein sequence MKVSVKTRRILNQTLTYLYLIVLSVIIIYPLLITIMSAFKSGNVVAFKLDSNINFTLDNFSKLFSETLYGTWYLNTLIIALLTMVIQTSIVVLAGYAYSRYNFIARKQSLVFFLIIQMVPTMAALTAFFVMALMLNALNQSWFLIFLYVGGGIPMNAWLMKGYFDTVPISLDESAKLDGAGHFRRFWQIVLPLVRPMIAVQALWAFMGPFGDYILSKFLLREKEFYTVAVGLQTFISDVKNMKIAYFAAGAILIALPISILFFFLQKNFVSGLTSGGDKG, from the coding sequence ATGAAAGTATCTGTAAAAACTAGACGCATACTCAATCAGACCTTAACCTATCTCTATCTGATTGTTCTGTCTGTTATCATCATCTATCCTCTCTTGATTACAATCATGTCCGCCTTCAAGTCTGGTAACGTGGTTGCCTTCAAATTGGATAGCAATATCAACTTTACACTAGATAATTTCAGTAAGCTCTTTAGCGAGACTCTATACGGAACCTGGTACCTCAATACGCTTATCATTGCTCTCTTGACAATGGTTATTCAAACAAGTATAGTGGTACTAGCGGGTTACGCTTATAGTCGCTATAACTTCATCGCTCGTAAGCAGAGTTTGGTCTTCTTCTTGATTATCCAAATGGTACCAACCATGGCTGCTCTTACCGCCTTCTTCGTTATGGCCCTCATGCTCAATGCGCTCAACCAAAGCTGGTTCCTCATCTTCCTTTATGTCGGTGGTGGTATCCCAATGAACGCTTGGCTCATGAAAGGCTACTTCGATACGGTGCCAATCTCACTTGATGAATCTGCAAAACTAGACGGTGCCGGTCACTTCAGACGTTTCTGGCAAATCGTCCTCCCACTCGTTCGTCCAATGATTGCTGTACAAGCGCTCTGGGCCTTTATGGGACCTTTTGGAGATTACATCCTATCCAAATTCTTGCTTCGTGAAAAAGAATTCTATACTGTAGCTGTCGGCCTTCAAACCTTCATCAGTGATGTGAAGAATATGAAGATTGCCTACTTTGCGGCAGGTGCCATTCTTATTGCCCTCCCTATCAGTATCCTATTCTTCTTCCTACAAAAGAACTTTGTATCTGGTTTAACAAGCGGTGGCGACAAGGGATAA